Proteins from a single region of Hermetia illucens chromosome 3, iHerIll2.2.curated.20191125, whole genome shotgun sequence:
- the LOC119652765 gene encoding larval cuticle protein A2B-like, translating to MAFKFLIIFAFIAAANAGLLPVARVYGATPVVAAASPLLARTIGEYDPHPQYNYAYDVQDSLTGDSKSQVEARDGDVVRGQYSLIDADGFRRIVDYTADPINGFNAVVQRQPLGAAVVAKAVAPVVAKTVVPSAYAAPIVAKTIAPISYSAPVAYASPATAVARTSLTSSVVSYAY from the exons ATGGCATTCAAG TTTCTGAttattttcgctttcattgctgCTGCCAATGCCGGTCTTCTGCCAGTGGCTCGAGTATACGGCGCCACTCCAGTTGTAGCTGCTGCTTCTCCACTTTTAGCCAGAACCATTGGTGAATATGATCCACATCCACAGTACAATTATGCCTACGATGTCCAAGATTCCCTCACCGGAGACTCAAAGAGCCAAGTTGAAGCTCGTGATGGAGACGTTGTTCGTGGTCAATACTCCTTGATTGATGCTGATGGTTTCCGAAGAATTGTGGATTATACCGCTGATCCAATCAATGGATTCAACGCAGTAGTTCAACGTCAACCACTAGGAGCCGCCGTTGTTGCAAAAGCAGTTGCCCCCGTTGTAGCAAAAACCGTCGTTCCTTCTGCCTATGCTGCACCCATCGTTGCGAAAACAATTGCTCCTATTTCTTATTCAGCTCCAGTAGCATACGCCAGTCCAGCAACTGCTGTTGCTAGAACTTCACTTACCTCTTCAGTTGTATCATATGCCTATTAG
- the LOC119652754 gene encoding cuticle protein 21-like isoform X1 has translation MAFKFVAVLAFVAVANAGLLPAAQVYSAAPVVAAAGPVLAKAVDEYDPHPQYNFAYDVQDSLTGDSKSQVEARDGDVVRGQYSLIDADGHQRIVDYTADPVNGFNAVVQRNPIGAAVVAKAVAPAAYAAPVVAKAVAPVAYSAPLAYSAPVVAKAVAPVAYSTPLLAKAVSPVAYSTPLLAKTVAPVAYAAPAAYAAHAAYAAPAAYAAPAAYAAPAAYAAPAIVKTSFASPLVSYAH, from the exons ATGGCATTCAAG TTTGTAGCTGTTCTCGCTTTCGTCGCTGTCGCCAATGCCGGTCTCCTACCAGCTGCCCAAGTATACAGTGCTGCTCCAGTAGTAGCCGCTGCTGGTCCAGTTTTGGCCAAGGCTGTTGATGAATATGATCCACATCCACAATACAACTTCGCTTACGATGTCCAAGACTCCCTCACCGGAGACTCAAAGAGCCAAGTTGAAGCTCGTGATGGAGATGTTGTTCGCGGTCAGTACTCCCTAATTGATGCCGATGGACACCAAAGAATTGTCGATTACACTGCCGATCCAGTCAACGGATTCAACGCTGTCGTTCAACGTAACCCCATCGGAGCTGCTGTAGTTGCTAAAGCTGTTGCTCCAGCTGCCTATGCTGCCCCTGTTGTCGCCAAGGCCGTTGCCCCTGTTGCATACTCCGCACCACTTGCCTACTCAGCTCCAGTTGTTGCTAAAGCTGTAGCTCCAGTGGCGTACTCCACTCCACTCCTTGCTAAGGCTGTGTCTCCAGTCGCTTACTCAACTCCACTCCTCGCAAAGACTGTTGCTCCAGTTGCCTATGCTGCTCCAGCTGCCTATGCTGCTCATGCTGCCTATGCTGCTCCAGCTGCCTATGCCGCTCCAGCCGCCTATGCTGCTCCAGCTGCCTATGCCGCTCCAGCCATTGTAAAAACTTCATTCGCTTCACCCCTTGTATCATATGCTCATTAA
- the LOC119652755 gene encoding cuticle protein 21-like, with protein sequence MAFKFVVVFAFIAVANAGLLPAAQVYSAAAPVLAKSVDEYDPHPQYHFAYDVQDSLTGDSKSQVEARDGDVVRGQYSLIDADGHQRIVDYTADPVNGFNAVVQRNPIGAAVVAKAVAPAAYAAPVVAKAVAPVAYSAPLAYSAPVVAKAVAPLAYSAPLVAKAVSPVAYSTPLLAKTVAPVAYAAPAAYAAHAAYAAPAAYAAPAAYAAPAAYAAPAIVKTSFASPLVSYAH encoded by the exons ATGGCATTCAAG tTCGTAGTTGTTTTTGCTTTCATCGCTGTCGCCAATGCCGGTCTCTTGCCTGCTGCGCAAGTTTACAGTGCTGCTGCTCCAGTTTTGGCTAAGAGCGTTGATGAATACGATCCACACCCACAGTACCACTTCGCTTACGATGTACAAGATTCCCTCACCGGAGACTCAAAGAGCCAGGTTGAAGCTCGTGATGGAGATGTTGTTCGCGGTCAATACTCTCTAATTGATGCCGATGGACACCAAAGAATTGTCGATTACACTGCTGATCCAGTCAACGGATTCAACGCTGTCGTTCAACGTAACCCTATCGGAGCTGCTGTAGTTGCTAAAGCTGTTGCTCCAGCTGCCTATGCTGCCCCTGTTGTCGCCAAGGCCGTTGCCCCTGTTGCATACTCCGCACCACTTGCCTACTCAGCGCCAGTTGTCGCCAAAGCTGTAGCTCCATTGGCTTACTCCGCTCCACTCGTCGCTAAGGCTGTATCTCCAGTTGCTTACTCAACTCCACTCCTCGCAAAGACTGTTGCTCCAGTTGCCTATGCTGCTCCAGCTGCCTATGCTGCTCATGCTGCCTATGCTGCTCCAGCTGCCTATGCCGCTCCAGCCGCCTATGCTGCTCCAGCTGCCTATGCCGCTCCAGCCATTGTAAAAACTTCATTCGCTTCACCCCTTGTATCATATGCTCATTAA